The genomic DNA CAATACTAACATCCGCCCTATTCGCCAGTCGCACAAATGCCTGGAAAAACAGGCGGGAGTTCTTGAACTCATTTCGCATCCCCACCAGCAGGAAATAGGGCTTGGTGATGCCGTGCTTTTCCCGGAATGCCGACACCTCCGCCGCACTTGCAGGCTGAAACACCGGAGCAACTCCACAGTGGGCAACTGTGACGCGATCGGGCGAAATCGTGGGGAAGAACTGCACCAGATCCCGCGCCGTATTTTCTGAAATTGCCAGAAAGCGATCGGCATAGCGAATCGTGTGATGCTTGTCCTGCCACATGGAAATCGACAGGTCTGCCTGCTGCACTTCGGGAATCATGTCATAAGCCATGAACATCGCAGGCGTATGAAGCGGAGTTGTGTAGTAGGTCGAGATAAACAGATTTGCCTGTTCCGCATCGCATATTTGCTGAAGCATCTGGCGATCGGCTGCCGCATTACTCGACTCGTAGCGAGGAATCAGCACATAGCGAATACCGGGAATTTTGGGAGCCGTGCCGTCTCGATCGAGAACAATCAGATGTTCTGCAAATCCGCTCACCGCCCACTCTTCCAGCAGCGATCGCCACACCCGCGCAATACCCGTTTGCACAATCTGAAAGAACACCCCGTCGATAATGATTCGCAGCGGTTTAAATCGATCGGCTGCGTAGCGGAAATGATTCAACAGCACATGGTTGAGATGGGACTGCACCTCTGCCGACTGACTGCACAAAAGCCCCTGCTGAATTAGCGCGATCGCCCCCTCAGTGTCCTGATTTCGCAGCATCTGTTCCGCGTGTTGCAGAGCGGCATAGGCGTAGTGTTCGAGTGCCTGTTGCGAGATGGCGTTTGCCTTTTCCGGCGGCAAATAGGATTTTGCCTGTTCAATCGATCGCCTCGTATCGTCAATGTTCTGTCCCATCCGTGTCAGCCGCGAAGACTCCGACAGGGCATGAATCCGAAAACAGGCAAGCGGTTCCGGCTCGTACCAGACCGGATAGCAGGCAGCAATGCGTCGCCACATTTCCCAATCCGCCGCCGATCCCGATCGATCGTCATAGCCGCCCAGAGTTTCGTAGGTGCTGCGCTTCACGACTGTTGAGACAAACTGGATGCGCTGTTTTGTGGAAATGCGTTCTAGCCAGCGATCGAGCCTGCCTGCGGTGTCCTGCTCCTGTGCTTCCAGGGCGTACTGGTTGCCCAGTTTATCCATGTAGAAATAGCGGCAGAAAGCGGCTCCCAGGTCTTCGTTTTGTTCTAAAGGTGCGAAGCGATCGTAGAATCCGGGCAGCACCACATCGTCCTGATGCAGCAGGTGAACCCACTTTCCCTTAGCCCGTTGAATGCAGTCGTTCCAGTTGGGCAACAGTCCCAGATTTTTCGACTGGCGCGTATAGATGACTCTGCCCTGACCGATCGCCTTTACCCAGGCTTCCACATCGCCTTCCGTCGAATAATCATCGACGACTTCAATTTGCATCGCGGACGGATCGGGAGCCTGTACCAGCACGGATTCGATCGTCTGTCGCAGATAGTCATACTGCGGGTTAAAAACTGGAATCATCACTGACCAGAAGGGGCGATTAGATGATGCAGCAATGGGGGCGATCGCAGGATAATTTGCCCGCTCAATCACTCGCTTAGCCGATTCAGCAAAGGCAGACTGCTGATAATTTGCCGACGCAGCGTTAGAGGATGGGTTAACGAATTCGCGATCTCCAGAGTTATCCGTTGCACTTTTACTTGCCTCAACCCAGAAGCAACCCTGCTCATGCGACCAGTAATCCTCGATCGTGATGTGATTAAATCCGGCTTCTCGCAGCAAATGAATCAAGCGAGGTTTAGTAAACCCTGTTTTATGAAATTCACCGGGATGGGTCTGCAAACCAAAGATGGTATCTAGCTGCCAGCCCCAGCGATCGGACTCTGGTTTAGCGAGCCATTCCCGCAAACACCACTCCAAATTTGGCAAGTTCATCATAAGTTTGCCATTGGGCTTCAGCACTCTTGCCCATTCCTGAAGCGCCACTGGAACCTCAAATTTGCTGAGATGTTCCAGCATGTGTTCTGTAAAAATTTCGTCTACGCTGGCTTCTGGAAAATCAAGATTAAAAATATCCATCCTGAGAATTCCAGGGGCAGAAACGTGGGCATCAATGTTCAAATACCCTTCCTTCACCTTTCTCCCGCACCCTAGATGCAGCTTCACCGGGTTTTGACTGATTGCACCACTGGAGTTAACCATGATTCTTTCCCCGTCTATTCCCAAAACTAGACTCTAATATTTTCCTGGGCTCGTATCTTCGCGTTACTTTTGACCAACTCTTTGCTTTGCCTCTGCCAACCGCGTTGCCAAATCCGATCGCTCTGGATACTGCTTCACCAGGTTTTCCAGAATGACGATCGCGCCCGCGTAGTCTTTGACCTGCATTTTCGTATTCGCTAAACCTTCCAGCGCCGTCAGATTATCGGGTTCTCGCTGAAGTACCAGCTCATAGCCGCGAATCTGCGCTTGCAGAGCCTCCTGAATCGTATTCTGCTGAGATTGCTGTACGGCGGGAGATGGTTCTGGAGACTCACCCATAATTTTGGCAGTCCCGTAGATGATCGGCAGAATCATCCCATACATTCCAATAATGCAGAGCAACTGCTTCAGCTTCTTATTTTTGGTCTTGACCCGCTCTCCGGGGCTACGCTTACCCAAGCTGAAACTGGAGGACAGCATAAACGCAGCGGTCATGATTTGAGTTGTGAATCGACGCTTTGATTTTTCCTTGGTTTGGCTCATGGGTGTTTCGCAAATGAAGCTCTTGACCGGCACTGATTTGGTAAACGGGCGAATCCCGCTAGGTTTAGCTTGCCCATGCCAGAGAAACTCTCGATCAGGGGACCGGCACGGCGATTAGACTGGAGCAGACCGGATAAGCTCAATATGCCCAGATTTCTTTCCGGAGTAAACTTTCCTGGCGCAAGGATTTCTCACCCATCAACGCCCGATCGCTTTGCGCTGCCGCCTCTGGTCGATCGCCCTATGCCCCGAATTATTTCTAGATGTTGCTAAATCACAGAGCGTTACGAGATCGGGAACTACAATGAAAATAGCGATTTCGCTTCGCTGGAAGGGACTAACGCTACGCAGGAATTGCTAGAACAGGCAATTCGGGGAAATTTGTCCTTCAATTTGCCCTTCCAGGACGATCGGGAAACCCAGTTCATACCCCTTCAAGGAATTCCCGGCGTCTACTGGCGTTCATTGGAGTTATGGCATGGGGATTGCAAGTATTAATCCGGCAACGGGGGAAACGCTCAAAACCTTCGAGTCGCTATCCGGGGCGGCAATTTCAAGCGCGATCGATCGGGCACAAGCAACCTTTGAGCAGTATCGCCAGACGGAAATGGCACAGCGGTCGGAGTGGCTGCATCGTGCCGCCCAGATTTTGCTGGACAAAAAGGAGCATTACGGCAAGATCATGACCCTGGAAATGGGCAAACCGATCGCCGCTGCCGTGGCGGAAGTGGAAAAATGCGCTCTGGTCTGCCGTTACTATGCAGACAAAGCTGCCGAGTTCTTGAGCGATCGGCTGATTCCTACGGATGCAGGCAAAAGTTTTGTTCGGTATCAGCCCTTAGGAATTGTGCTGGCGGTGATGCCGTGGAACTTTCCCTTCTGGCAGGTGTTTCGCTTCGCGGCTCCGGCTCTCATGGCGGGAAATGTGGGCATTCTCAAGCACGCCTCCAACGTGCCCCAGTCCGCACTGGCGATCGAAGAAATATTACTCGAAGCAGGCTTTCCCGAAGGGGCATTTCAAACGCTGCTGATTGGCGCGAATCAGGTGAGTCAGGTGATTGAAGACGATCGCGTCAAAGCCGCAACGCTGACGGGAAGTGAGGGAGCCGGAATTAGCCTTGCCAGTGCAGCCGGGAAACAGCTCAAAAAAACCGTGCTGGAGCTGGGCGGCAGCGATCCCTTTGTGGTGATGGAAAGCGCGGATCTGGAAACGGCAGTGGCTACGGCAGTCGCAGCCCGGATGATCAACAACGGACAGTCCTGCATTGCGGCAAAGCGGTTTATTGTGCAGGAGTCGATCGTCGATCAATTCCTCGAAAAACTCACAGCCCGCTACGTAGCGCTGAAAGTGGGCGACCCCATGCAGCCCGAAACGGAGATTGGTCCGCTGGCAACTCCCAGCATCGTGCATGAATTAGTGCATCAGGTGCAAACTGCGATCGAGCAGGGGGGCACACTGGTTTACGGAGGCGATCCGGATTTGCTAGAGCTGGACGACTCTCTCAAGCGAGGAAATTTCTTCCCGCCCACCATTCTGAGCGATCTGCCCCTCAACGCACCGATCGTCCAGGAAGAGTTCTTTGGTCCGGTGGCAATGGTCTTTCGTGTTCCCGATCTGGATGCCGCCATTCGTCTCGCAAACCATAGCCCCTTTGGACTGGGGGCAAGTGCCTGGTCGCAAAATCCCGCAGAAATCGATCGCCTGATTAACGAAATCGAAGCTGGATCGGTGTTTATCAACAGCATGGTCAAATCCGATCCTCGGCTACCGTTTGGTGGGATTAAGCGATCGGGCTACGGGCGGGAGCTGAGCGAAGAAGGCATCCGCGAGTTTGTGAATATCAAAACGGTCTGGGTCAAGTAAGGAGCAATGTATGACTGAAATGACTACCGCCCAACTGCTCGTTCAATGTCTGGAAAATGAGGGCGTTGAATATGTGTTTGGGCTTCCGGGTGAGGAGAATTTGCACGTTTTACAGGCACTCAAGCAGTCTTCGATCCAGTTCATTACCACCCGTCATGAGCAGGGCGCTGCCTTTATGGCAGATGTGTATGGACGGCTCACGGGCAAGGCGGGCGTGTGTCTCTCAACGCTGGGACCGGGGGCAACCAATCTGATGACCGGAGTCGCAGATGCTAACCTCGATCGCGCTCCCTTGGTGGCAATTACGGGACAGGTGGGAACCGATCGAATGCACATTGAATCCCATCAGTACCTCGATCTGGTGGCGATGTTTGCGCCTGTGACCAAGTGGAATACGCAGATTGTTCGTCCAGGCATTACGCCGGAAGTGGTGCGTCGCGCCTTCAAGATCGCCCAGACCGAAAAACCGGGAGCCGTCCACATCGACCTGCCGGAAAACATCGCTGCCATGAAAGTAGACGGTACGCCCCTCCGTCCCGATGCACGGGAAAAAGTCTACGCTTCCTTTAGCAGTATTGAACGCGCTGCCGCCGCCATCAGTCAGGCAGAGAATCCTCTGATCCTGGTGGGAAATGGTGCAATCCGTGCCCATGCCAGCGAAGCTGTAACAAAGTTTGCCGCCCAGCTTAATATTCCGGTTGCCAACACCTTCATGGGCAAGGGCGTGATTCCCTACAAGCATCCCCTGGCACTCTGGTCGGTTGGGCTTCAGCAGCGGGACTATATCAACTGCGGCTTTGACCACACCGATCTCGTGATCTGCATCGGCTACGATCTGGTCGAATATTCGCCGAAGAAGTGGAATCCCACAGGCGAAACTCCGATCATCCACATCGATCTGAAGCCTGCGGAAGTAGACAGCAGCTATACTCCCCTAGCGGAAGTGGTGGGCGACATCTGCGACTCCCTGGATGAAATTGCCCAGCGGGTCAATCGCTCTCAAAAACCAGCCCCCTATGCCCTGGAACTGAAGGCAGACATCCAGGCGGACTACGAGGAATACGCCAAAGACGACGGCTTCCCGATTAAGCCCCAAAAGCTAATCTACGATCTGCGTCAGGTGATGGCTCCCGAAGATATTGTGATCTCCGATGTAGGGGCACATAAGATGTGGATGGCGCGGCACTACCACTGCGATCGTCCCAATACCTGTCTCATTTCCAACGGCTTCGCGGCAATGGGCATTGCGATTCCAGGGGCGATCGCCGCAAAACTCGTCGCACCGCAGCAAAAAATCGTCGCTGTCACGGGAGATGGTGGTTTTATGATGAACTGCCAGGAACTCGAAACCGCTCTGCGGGTCGGCACACCCTTTGTCACGATTATCTTTAACGACGGGGGCTATGGCTTGATCGAATGGAAGCAGTTTAACCAGTTTGGCGAACCTGCCTTCGTTCACTTCGGCAACCCAGATTTTGTGAAGCTGGCGGAAAGTATGGGGCTGAAGGGCTATCGCGTCGAGTCCAGCGTAGACTTTATCCCAATGCTGAAGGATGCCCTGGAACAGGATGTCCCTGCCGTGATCGACGTGCCGATCGACTATCGGGAAAATCTCCGGTTCAGCAAGCGATCGGGCGATCTGACCTGCGCGATCTAAAACTCATTGAAAAAGACTATCTGGTGTCCAGGCTCAGCCTGGATACTGCCCGGAGATGGCTCTGCCGCTAAGTAAGAATTGGAGGCGGAGCCTCTTATTGGCATTCCAACGCAGAGCATAGGAACGAGGAAATTCCAACGCGGAGCATAGGAACGAGGCTCAACAGATTCAACCTCATCGGATGACCATTCTTATTCACGTCAGCGTTGCGATTCAATCAGAAAACCGGGTGCTGCTAGTTCAGGAGACAAAACCCCAACATCACGGCTGCTGGAATTTGCCTGGGGGTCATGTTGAGTTTGGTGAAACCCTTTATCAGGCTGCTTTGCGTGAAGTTGCCGAGGAGACCCGCCTGACGATCGCCCTATCCCACCTGGTCGGAGTTTATACAGGAATTCGCAAGCCCGATAGCCACGCAATTCGATTTGTCTTTGCGGCAACCCCTCAAAATACCTCGGCGATCGCAGGGGCAGATATTCTGGCAGTGCGATGGTTTGACCTGGATGAATGTCTGGAGCTTGAGCCTTCCCAGCTTGTCAGTCCAGCGATACTGCGCCGCATCATAAATGACCTCAAGCAGAATCGTGCCTACCCGCTAGAAGTTTTAATTGAGCCAGATTGATCTCCTTTCTGGTCTGCGATCGCACTCAGAATTGTGAGGAATAGAAAACATTTTCCTCAACCTTTTCAACAGGCTCCTACAAGAAAATCCCCGCTACCTTCGGATGTATCAATCTTTTTGCCAATGAATTCTTATAGATCAGAGAACTGATTACTATTTTTTCTTATGCCATCAGGCGATAGGATCTTAAAGACGAAGCCCTCTGCTTTGGGGGCTAATCTCGTCATTGTCTCGCTTCCTGGTTTGAGAGGTATCTGAATTCATGGCTGCTGTAACCCAAGTGCCTGCTTTTTGTGACGGAATTCAATATTTTGCTGATGCCCTACCCGGCCTCGACACCTATGGCAAAACCCCCGCGATCGCCGAAGGCAGTCAGTCGATCGCCAGTCCTACTGATGCGGCGGCGGTGTATCAAACCCTGCTCTATGCTGATGCGCTGCGCTATCTAACTCTGCAAGTTACAGGCAGTAAAGCATCCGGGCATCCGGGCGGATTTGCCAGCCAGGCAGAGGCGTATGCCGCACTGGTGATGCTGGGACACAAAAACATTGCCACGGAAGTCGGACACCACGCGCCGGGGTTCTATAGCGCCATGTTCCTCGATCGATCTCTGGAGGCAATGGGCATTAATACCGTGCAGCAGTTGCGCGATCGCTTCCGGGAAAAGCACGGACTTCTGGGACACCTTTCCGGCTATATTCCGGGAATTCTGGCTCCGGCAGGTCCGCTGGGTCAGGGACAGCACTTTGCAATGGCGGGGGCACTCCTGCACCGGAATACCCTGTTCCCCTTCACGATGGGGGATGGCGGCATGGGCGAACCCTATCCCATGAGCAGCATGGCACATTTCCACACGGCGTATCCGAGTGTGACGAACTTCCTGCCTGTCCTGGTGTGGAACGGCTATTCGCAGGAACACCACAGCATGGTGTCGCTCCAGACCAACGAAGGCATGATCGCCTACTGGAAGGGCAACGGCTTCGAGGAAGTGATTCTGGTGGACGCGAAGGATTTCGATGACCAGAACCAGTCCGGCGCATTTGTAGACAGCACGGCTTTCTCCTGGGACAAGCGGCTTGCCTTCACGCAAGCGGTCCTGGAGGGCGCAAATAAAGCAGCGGAATCGGCTCTGGGCGGCAAACTCACCGTCTTTATCATCAAGCAGCTCAAAGGTGCAGGGGTTCATGCGCGAGGGGCAAAGTCCCACAACCTCTACGCCCACCACACGCTGGATAACCCGGATATCGTTGCTGGACTCCAATCCCGCGCCCTCCCCGCAGAAGCCTGGGAACTGGTGCGAACCAACTGCGAGCGATCGGCGGGTGGACCTGCCAGCAAAGTTGCCGTGACGGAATCCGTGCTGCCCCTGGCGGATCTGGGGGAACTGCCCCTGGAAGAATACGAAGTGGGCGGCGAGAAGAAAGTGGCAACCACGTCAATGGGTCGCTTAGTGGCAAAGGTAGGGGAGATCGATCGCCAGTACCTCGTCACGAATGCAGACGGCAACGAAGCCTCCGGCATTGCCAACATTAACCAGGCGCTAAAGATCATTCACCCGACCACCGATCCGCTCTACAACCAGCAGCCCGACGGTCAGGTGTACGAACCCCTCAGCGAGGATGCCTGTGCGGGATTGGCGGCAGGACTGGCACTTTTTGGGGCACGGACGCTCTGGTGTTCCTACGAATCCTTTGCAATCAACGGCTTACCGATCTGGCAGACCGTGACGCAGGCAATGGCAGAACTGCGCCGCCCCACCCCCTCCACCATTACCCTGTTTACCGCAGGCGCACTGGAGCAGGGACGCAATGGCTGGACGCACCAGCGACCGGAAATCGAGGCATACTTCGCGGCAATGATGCGAAACGGCAACGTCTTCCCGCTGTTCCCAACCGACGCCAACAGTATCCAGGTCTGCTACGACTGGGGCTTATCCACCTCCAACAAAGGCATCGTCATCACCGCCAGCAAATCCCCCCTACCGATCTACACCACCCTGGAGCAAACCCGCCAGGGACTTCAGGAAGGCGCGATCGTCCTCAAGGAAAGCACCGGATCAAAAACGATCGTCTTTGCCGTCATCGGCGACATGATTCTGTTGCCTGTGTTTGAAGCCGCCAATCAGCTAGAGCAGCAGGGCTACGGCGTTCGCATTGTGTCCGTGGTCAGTCCGCGTCGGCTGTATCGCCCCACGGATGTCGCCTGGGATACCTGCTCCGAGTCCGATGGACAATTCCTCGACGATGCCGGATTCGATCGCTTCTTCGGCGGCGACGTTCTATTGGGTATCACCGGAGGAGCCAGCGGAATGCTCGAACCCATCATGCTCCGCAGTTCTTCTAAGCGAGACACGATCGCCTGGAAGCGCGGCGAAACCACTGCCTCTGCGAATGAGCTAATGGCATTCAACGGCATTACGCCGGAGGGGTTGGTGAAGCGGGCGGTTGAATTGGGATAAGGGATAAGGGAGTGGGGATAAGGGAGCGGGGAAGAAGGGGAGGGTTGAGGATAGGGAGAAAATTGGGTTGAGGGAAAGTCACGGGCTGTCATCAAATCCACTGCCTCTTGTCTGTTCTTCTCCACATCCAGATTCTCAACATCCCCCTACACCTAATTCCCTCTTCTTCTCCCCTGCCCCTTGCGCCCCCGCGCCCCCGCTGTTTTCCCACTACTCCCCACTCCCCATTCCCTACTCCCTCCCTACGGCACCACACTAATCCTTCCCCGACACACCAACCGTTCCGGCTCCAGGAGGAGTTCTTGAAGCTCGACTTCCTGACCGAGATCGATCGCGAATTCGTGCAAATGGGGCAAAGGTGTGCTCTCAGTTGCAGTTGGGGTGGGTAAGAGTTCAGGATGTTGCAGGCAGAGTTTCGATCGATTGCTCAGGCTAATCCCAGTTCGCAGCAGAAGGGGGAGGCGATTTGTTCCATTATTTGTATTTGTCAGAATGCCGCCCAGAGTAAGCTGCTGATGTCCCAGTTCGATTTGGGGCTGAGTGAGGTGAACGGTGTCTGTTCCTAGTGCCGAGGCGAGTTCGGGGGGGAGCAGATGGCGGGTTTCGGGCTGAAATAGGATTGTGAGTAAATCAGATAGAGCGGTTGCCAGCAGGGGAGCCTGAAGCGAGGCGGTGAGATCGCGCTGATGCAAAATGAGGTTGCCAAAGACGGGGACGACTTCGAGAAGCTGAAGCGATTTGCCCCGCAGGACTTGACCCAGATTAATCCGAATATTCTCCCCGGTCAGATCGACTTGGCTGAGGTGGAGTCCCTGGTAAACCGCCTGCCGTGCCGCGATCGAGACTTTGGGCACATAGCCGGACAGGATTTGCCGATCGCCCCCTTCAAGCTGAAATTGCAGATCCGCGACCGATTCCACCTGCGATCGCAGCCATAGCCGCACGGCGGGAGACAGAACGCTGCTGATGAGCCGACTTCGACGGGAAGGATGGTCGGTTTCGGAAGGATGATCGATCGGCATAGGAAACAGTAAAAGGCATTTGGTCAGGAGTCATTGTGCCAGAGAAGACGGCTCCTGCAAATCAAAAGTGCCGAAGAGAGATTGGCTTACTGCTGACAATCAATTTCTAGTGTGGGGCTTTGTCAAGATTTGCTGACAAAAATGATCCCATTCGCGATCCCAATCTCAACAAATGTCATAAAATTTTGACATAGCAACCCACTTCTTTGCTGAGTTTTCGTTGAATTGACCAGAATCGAGTATTGAAGGACTTGATTATCCGCTTGATTTTCTGCAATATAGGGACACACTGATCCCCTGCGATCCCAAAAATTCTCTTATACGATCCCAAGCCAACCCCTGTCGTCAATGTCCTGCCTCATACCACTAAATTGTTTTCCAGGGGGTTCAGGGAATTTGCGCTTAAACGATCGCCTAAACGACAAACATCTGGAGGTCTGACCATGTCAGCAGAACGTCCACCCATTGAAGAAATGACCCTCCGCCAGTTGCGTCGAATTGCTAGCGAGTTGGGCATCTCACGCTATAGCCGCATGAGGAAGGATCAGCTGCTTAGCTCGATTCAGGCAATTCAGCGTACGCGATTTGTCCCCAGTCCCACTCGTTCTTTAGAGGCACAGGCAGAAGTGGAAGCCGCAAAATTTGATATTGGACTTGATGCTGAACAGACTGATTTGATTGAGGCTGCGCTGGCTCTGGCTGCGGTGGATGAGGAATTGCCCGAACTGCCGGACGGCTATGCCGAAACCCGGATTGTGCTGCTGCCCCGCGACCCG from Leptolyngbya ohadii IS1 includes the following:
- a CDS encoding tetratricopeptide repeat protein, with the translated sequence MSQTKEKSKRRFTTQIMTAAFMLSSSFSLGKRSPGERVKTKNKKLKQLLCIIGMYGMILPIIYGTAKIMGESPEPSPAVQQSQQNTIQEALQAQIRGYELVLQREPDNLTALEGLANTKMQVKDYAGAIVILENLVKQYPERSDLATRLAEAKQRVGQK
- a CDS encoding NAD-dependent succinate-semialdehyde dehydrogenase, producing the protein MGIASINPATGETLKTFESLSGAAISSAIDRAQATFEQYRQTEMAQRSEWLHRAAQILLDKKEHYGKIMTLEMGKPIAAAVAEVEKCALVCRYYADKAAEFLSDRLIPTDAGKSFVRYQPLGIVLAVMPWNFPFWQVFRFAAPALMAGNVGILKHASNVPQSALAIEEILLEAGFPEGAFQTLLIGANQVSQVIEDDRVKAATLTGSEGAGISLASAAGKQLKKTVLELGGSDPFVVMESADLETAVATAVAARMINNGQSCIAAKRFIVQESIVDQFLEKLTARYVALKVGDPMQPETEIGPLATPSIVHELVHQVQTAIEQGGTLVYGGDPDLLELDDSLKRGNFFPPTILSDLPLNAPIVQEEFFGPVAMVFRVPDLDAAIRLANHSPFGLGASAWSQNPAEIDRLINEIEAGSVFINSMVKSDPRLPFGGIKRSGYGRELSEEGIREFVNIKTVWVK
- a CDS encoding acetolactate synthase large subunit; the encoded protein is MTEMTTAQLLVQCLENEGVEYVFGLPGEENLHVLQALKQSSIQFITTRHEQGAAFMADVYGRLTGKAGVCLSTLGPGATNLMTGVADANLDRAPLVAITGQVGTDRMHIESHQYLDLVAMFAPVTKWNTQIVRPGITPEVVRRAFKIAQTEKPGAVHIDLPENIAAMKVDGTPLRPDAREKVYASFSSIERAAAAISQAENPLILVGNGAIRAHASEAVTKFAAQLNIPVANTFMGKGVIPYKHPLALWSVGLQQRDYINCGFDHTDLVICIGYDLVEYSPKKWNPTGETPIIHIDLKPAEVDSSYTPLAEVVGDICDSLDEIAQRVNRSQKPAPYALELKADIQADYEEYAKDDGFPIKPQKLIYDLRQVMAPEDIVISDVGAHKMWMARHYHCDRPNTCLISNGFAAMGIAIPGAIAAKLVAPQQKIVAVTGDGGFMMNCQELETALRVGTPFVTIIFNDGGYGLIEWKQFNQFGEPAFVHFGNPDFVKLAESMGLKGYRVESSVDFIPMLKDALEQDVPAVIDVPIDYRENLRFSKRSGDLTCAI
- a CDS encoding NUDIX hydrolase, giving the protein MTILIHVSVAIQSENRVLLVQETKPQHHGCWNLPGGHVEFGETLYQAALREVAEETRLTIALSHLVGVYTGIRKPDSHAIRFVFAATPQNTSAIAGADILAVRWFDLDECLELEPSQLVSPAILRRIINDLKQNRAYPLEVLIEPD
- a CDS encoding transketolase, which encodes MAAVTQVPAFCDGIQYFADALPGLDTYGKTPAIAEGSQSIASPTDAAAVYQTLLYADALRYLTLQVTGSKASGHPGGFASQAEAYAALVMLGHKNIATEVGHHAPGFYSAMFLDRSLEAMGINTVQQLRDRFREKHGLLGHLSGYIPGILAPAGPLGQGQHFAMAGALLHRNTLFPFTMGDGGMGEPYPMSSMAHFHTAYPSVTNFLPVLVWNGYSQEHHSMVSLQTNEGMIAYWKGNGFEEVILVDAKDFDDQNQSGAFVDSTAFSWDKRLAFTQAVLEGANKAAESALGGKLTVFIIKQLKGAGVHARGAKSHNLYAHHTLDNPDIVAGLQSRALPAEAWELVRTNCERSAGGPASKVAVTESVLPLADLGELPLEEYEVGGEKKVATTSMGRLVAKVGEIDRQYLVTNADGNEASGIANINQALKIIHPTTDPLYNQQPDGQVYEPLSEDACAGLAAGLALFGARTLWCSYESFAINGLPIWQTVTQAMAELRRPTPSTITLFTAGALEQGRNGWTHQRPEIEAYFAAMMRNGNVFPLFPTDANSIQVCYDWGLSTSNKGIVITASKSPLPIYTTLEQTRQGLQEGAIVLKESTGSKTIVFAVIGDMILLPVFEAANQLEQQGYGVRIVSVVSPRRLYRPTDVAWDTCSESDGQFLDDAGFDRFFGGDVLLGITGGASGMLEPIMLRSSSKRDTIAWKRGETTASANELMAFNGITPEGLVKRAVELG
- a CDS encoding LmeA family phospholipid-binding protein: MPIDHPSETDHPSRRSRLISSVLSPAVRLWLRSQVESVADLQFQLEGGDRQILSGYVPKVSIAARQAVYQGLHLSQVDLTGENIRINLGQVLRGKSLQLLEVVPVFGNLILHQRDLTASLQAPLLATALSDLLTILFQPETRHLLPPELASALGTDTVHLTQPQIELGHQQLTLGGILTNTNNGTNRLPLLLRTGISLSNRSKLCLQHPELLPTPTATESTPLPHLHEFAIDLGQEVELQELLLEPERLVCRGRISVVP